The following proteins are co-located in the Streptomyces sp. NBC_01198 genome:
- a CDS encoding heme o synthase: MTAVESRPAGVIGTGSGHRPLQARVMGFVALTKPRIIELLLITTVPVMFLAAGGVPDLWLVLTTVAGGYLSAGGANALNMYIDRDIDALMHRTEQRPLVTGLVSPREGLVFGITLSVVSTVWFALLVNPLSAGLSLTAILYYVFVYTLGLKRRTAQNIVWGGVAGCLQVFIGWSAVRDELGWAPFVLFLVLFFWTPPHYWPLSMKVKDDYARVGVPMLPVVAGNQVVARQIVLYSWVMVLTSLTLWWPLGETSWFYPLVAAVLGAFWLKEAHALHARAKAGVTGPKLKEMRLFHWSITYATLLFVAVAIDPFLH; the protein is encoded by the coding sequence GTGACGGCCGTCGAATCCCGACCCGCAGGGGTCATCGGGACGGGCTCAGGTCATCGGCCGCTGCAGGCCCGTGTCATGGGGTTCGTGGCGCTGACCAAGCCGCGGATCATCGAACTGCTGCTCATCACGACGGTTCCGGTGATGTTCCTGGCGGCCGGCGGTGTGCCCGACCTGTGGCTGGTGCTGACCACCGTGGCCGGCGGCTACCTGTCCGCGGGCGGCGCGAACGCGCTGAACATGTACATCGACCGCGACATCGACGCGTTGATGCACCGCACCGAGCAGCGGCCGCTGGTCACCGGGCTGGTCTCGCCGCGCGAGGGCCTGGTCTTCGGCATCACGCTGTCCGTGGTGTCCACGGTGTGGTTCGCCCTGCTCGTCAACCCGCTGTCCGCGGGCCTGTCGCTCACCGCGATCCTCTACTACGTCTTCGTCTACACCCTCGGCCTCAAGCGCCGCACCGCCCAGAACATCGTGTGGGGCGGGGTCGCCGGCTGCCTGCAGGTCTTCATCGGCTGGTCCGCGGTCCGCGACGAGCTGGGGTGGGCGCCCTTCGTCCTCTTCCTCGTCCTTTTCTTCTGGACGCCGCCGCACTACTGGCCGCTGTCGATGAAGGTCAAGGACGACTACGCGCGGGTCGGCGTGCCGATGCTGCCGGTGGTCGCGGGCAACCAGGTCGTCGCCCGGCAGATCGTCCTCTACAGCTGGGTGATGGTGCTGACGTCGCTCACGCTGTGGTGGCCGCTCGGCGAGACGTCCTGGTTCTACCCGCTGGTGGCGGCGGTCCTCGGTGCCTTCTGGCTCAAGGAGGCGCACGCCCTGCACGCCCGGGCCAAGGCCGGTGTGACCGGCCCGAAGCTCAAGGAGATGCGGCTCTTCCACTGGTCGATCACGTACGCCACGCTGCTCTTCGTCGCGGTGGCGATCGACCCCTTCCTCCACTGA
- a CDS encoding COX15/CtaA family protein translates to MPKLPEIARNPLAFIAARWTPNPETVRRATLAALVMSVVIVVTGGAVRLTASGLGCPTWPTCSGDSLLGTREMGVHHIIEISNRMLTYVLCAAVGWAIVAVRATQPRRTGLYRLAWAQFWVVVGNAVWGGLTVLTKLNPYVVSLHFLLSAALITVAVLTWQRVAEGDASPRPLVGKPVRQLGQLLAAAAAVLIVVGTLVTGAGPHPGDASGTYKMQRIEVDWRTIAQLHADFAWVVVGLTVALWFVLRAVDAPAGPQRRAVELFAVLMGQGVIGYVQYFTHLPAVLVDLHMFGACLVWIGTLRVLLSFRERTAAAAYLSAPGPVGREVRDAAGGGLRQPVDAPRVPLPDQGGDPLSVRR, encoded by the coding sequence GTGCCGAAGCTGCCCGAAATCGCGCGAAACCCGCTCGCCTTCATCGCCGCCCGGTGGACGCCGAACCCCGAGACCGTCCGCCGGGCGACGCTCGCGGCCCTGGTCATGTCGGTGGTCATCGTGGTCACCGGCGGCGCGGTCCGGCTGACGGCCTCCGGCCTCGGCTGCCCGACCTGGCCGACGTGCAGCGGCGACAGCCTGCTCGGCACCCGCGAGATGGGCGTCCACCACATCATCGAGATCAGCAACCGCATGCTGACCTACGTGCTGTGCGCCGCGGTCGGCTGGGCGATCGTGGCGGTGCGCGCGACGCAGCCGCGCCGCACCGGCCTGTACCGGCTGGCCTGGGCGCAGTTCTGGGTCGTGGTGGGCAACGCGGTGTGGGGCGGCCTGACCGTGCTCACCAAGCTCAACCCCTACGTGGTCTCGCTGCACTTCCTGCTGTCAGCCGCGCTCATCACCGTCGCGGTGCTCACCTGGCAGCGGGTCGCGGAGGGCGACGCCTCGCCGCGGCCGCTGGTGGGCAAGCCGGTACGGCAACTGGGGCAGTTGCTGGCCGCCGCCGCCGCGGTGCTGATCGTGGTGGGCACCCTGGTCACCGGGGCGGGGCCGCACCCGGGCGACGCCAGCGGCACGTACAAGATGCAGCGCATCGAGGTCGACTGGCGGACCATCGCCCAACTGCACGCCGACTTCGCCTGGGTGGTGGTCGGGCTGACCGTCGCGCTGTGGTTCGTGCTGCGCGCGGTGGACGCGCCGGCCGGGCCGCAGCGCAGGGCCGTCGAGCTGTTCGCGGTGCTGATGGGCCAGGGCGTCATCGGCTACGTCCAGTACTTCACCCACCTGCCCGCCGTGCTGGTGGACCTGCACATGTTCGGCGCCTGCCTGGTGTGGATCGGGACGCTGCGGGTGCTGCTGTCCTTCCGGGAGCGGACCGCGGCGGCGGCGTACCTGTCAGCGCCAGGTCCCGTCGGGCGGGAGGTGCGGGACGCGGCCGGCGGCGGCCTCAGGCAGCCGGTAGACGCGCCGCGCGTTCCCCTCCCCGACCAGGGCGGCGACCCGCTGTCCGTCCGCCGCTGA
- a CDS encoding ABC transporter permease, which translates to MTATTGTTTGRAYAAGSFTPAPGAAPTATMIRAQAVLETRMLLRNGEQLLLTVIIPALLLVLFSAVDIVDTGAGKSVDFLTPGVLALAVLSTAFTGQAIATGFERRYGVLKRLGASPLPRWALLAAKTCSVLVTELLQVVLLTVIAFALGWSPHGNPLAVLVLLLLGTAAFSGLGLLMAGTLKAEATLAGANLVFLLLLVGGGVIVPMDKFSGPVRSVLELLPVSALSDGLRDVLQHGAGMPWGDLGILAVWAAVGLAAAGRFFRWE; encoded by the coding sequence ATGACCGCCACCACGGGCACCACGACCGGGCGGGCGTACGCCGCCGGCTCCTTCACGCCGGCGCCCGGCGCCGCCCCCACCGCCACGATGATCCGCGCCCAGGCGGTGCTGGAGACCAGGATGCTGCTGCGCAACGGCGAGCAGCTGCTGCTGACGGTGATCATCCCGGCGCTGCTGCTCGTGCTCTTCAGCGCCGTCGACATCGTGGACACCGGCGCGGGCAAGTCGGTGGACTTCCTGACCCCCGGCGTACTGGCGCTCGCGGTGCTGTCCACCGCCTTCACCGGGCAGGCCATCGCGACCGGTTTCGAGCGCCGCTACGGGGTGCTCAAGCGGCTGGGCGCCTCACCGCTGCCGCGCTGGGCGCTGCTGGCCGCGAAGACCTGCTCCGTGCTGGTCACCGAGCTGCTGCAGGTCGTACTGCTGACGGTGATCGCCTTCGCGCTCGGCTGGTCGCCGCACGGGAACCCGCTGGCGGTGCTGGTGCTGCTGCTGCTGGGCACCGCGGCCTTCTCCGGGCTCGGGCTGCTGATGGCCGGCACCCTGAAGGCCGAGGCGACGCTGGCAGGCGCGAATCTGGTCTTCCTGCTGCTGCTGGTCGGCGGCGGGGTGATCGTGCCGATGGACAAGTTCTCGGGACCCGTGCGGTCGGTGCTCGAACTGCTGCCGGTCTCCGCGCTGTCCGACGGCCTGCGTGACGTGCTGCAGCACGGCGCCGGGATGCCCTGGGGCGACCTGGGCATCCTCGCCGTCTGGGCGGCCGTCGGGCTGGCGGCGGCGGGGCGCTTCTTCCGCTGGGAGTGA
- a CDS encoding ABC transporter ATP-binding protein, whose protein sequence is MRNEPAVEVTGLVKRYGTRAAVDGLDLRVPHGSVTAVLGPNGAGKTTTVEVCEGYRRPDGGSVRVLGLDPVTRGAELRPRIGVMLQAGGVYPGARAEEMLRHTAALHARPIDPAVLIERLGLESCGRTTYRRLSGGQQQRLALAMAVVGRPELVFLDEPTAGLDPQARHATWDLVRELRADGATVVLTTHFMDEAEQLADQVVIIDGGRSIARGTPEELCRGGAEGTLRFSGRPGLDLASLLKALPADSAAAELGPGSYRIEGRIDPQLLATVTSWCAQHGVMPDRLAVERRTLEDVFLELTGRELRG, encoded by the coding sequence ATGCGAAACGAGCCCGCCGTCGAGGTGACCGGTCTGGTCAAGCGGTACGGGACCAGGGCCGCCGTCGACGGCCTCGACCTCCGGGTGCCGCACGGCAGCGTCACCGCCGTGCTCGGCCCCAACGGCGCGGGCAAGACCACCACCGTCGAGGTCTGCGAGGGATACCGCCGCCCGGACGGCGGCAGCGTACGGGTCCTCGGGCTCGACCCGGTCACCCGGGGGGCCGAGCTGCGGCCCAGGATCGGCGTGATGCTGCAGGCCGGCGGGGTCTACCCGGGCGCGCGCGCCGAGGAGATGCTGCGGCACACCGCCGCGCTGCACGCCCGCCCCATCGACCCGGCGGTGCTGATCGAGCGGCTGGGCCTGGAGTCCTGCGGCCGCACCACCTACCGGCGGCTGTCCGGCGGGCAGCAGCAGCGGCTCGCGCTGGCGATGGCCGTGGTCGGCCGGCCGGAACTGGTCTTCCTCGACGAGCCCACCGCCGGCCTCGACCCGCAGGCCAGGCACGCCACCTGGGACCTGGTCAGGGAGTTGCGGGCGGACGGCGCCACCGTGGTGCTGACCACGCACTTCATGGACGAGGCCGAGCAGCTCGCCGACCAGGTGGTGATCATCGACGGCGGCCGGTCCATAGCCCGCGGCACCCCCGAGGAGCTGTGCCGCGGCGGCGCCGAGGGCACCCTGCGCTTCTCCGGCCGCCCCGGCCTGGACCTGGCCTCGCTGCTCAAGGCGCTGCCCGCGGACAGCGCGGCGGCCGAGCTTGGCCCGGGCAGCTACCGCATCGAGGGCAGGATCGACCCGCAACTGCTGGCCACCGTCACCTCCTGGTGCGCCCAGCACGGCGTGATGCCCGACCGGCTCGCGGTGGAGCGCCGCACCCTGGAGGACGTCTTCTTGGAACTGACCGGCAGGGAGCTGCGCGGATGA
- a CDS encoding helix-turn-helix transcriptional regulator, whose translation MKYVGGAAQGAAEEQTTGERRTRNRVARSILDHGPSTAADLAQRLGLTQAAVRRHLDALAADNVVEARDQRVYGHRGRGRPAKVFALTDCGRDAFDQAYDVLAADALRWIAESAGGGPDGQAAVSAFARARVAAQAERYRAIVDAAAPEDRTRALARALSADGYAATTRSAPGPAGEQLCQHHCPVAHTAEQFPELCEAEAEVFSRLLGTHVQRLATIAHGDGVCTTFVPQAPHPTGQDTDDRPARPAHTETTHQAASASTSGRNPA comes from the coding sequence GTGAAATACGTCGGTGGTGCCGCGCAGGGTGCGGCGGAGGAGCAGACGACCGGGGAGCGGCGCACCCGCAACCGGGTCGCCCGGTCCATCCTGGACCACGGACCCTCCACCGCGGCCGACCTGGCGCAGCGGCTCGGCCTGACCCAGGCCGCGGTGCGCCGCCATCTGGACGCACTCGCGGCGGACAACGTCGTCGAGGCCCGCGACCAGCGAGTCTACGGTCACCGCGGACGCGGTAGACCCGCCAAGGTCTTCGCGCTGACCGACTGCGGCCGGGACGCGTTCGACCAGGCCTACGACGTACTCGCCGCCGACGCGCTGCGCTGGATCGCCGAGTCCGCCGGCGGCGGGCCGGACGGCCAGGCCGCGGTCTCCGCGTTCGCCCGTGCCCGTGTCGCTGCGCAGGCCGAGCGCTACCGTGCGATCGTGGACGCGGCGGCCCCCGAGGACCGCACCCGGGCACTCGCTCGTGCGCTGTCCGCCGACGGGTACGCTGCTACGACCCGCAGCGCCCCCGGTCCTGCCGGCGAGCAACTGTGCCAGCACCACTGCCCGGTCGCCCACACGGCCGAACAGTTCCCCGAACTGTGCGAGGCGGAGGCCGAGGTCTTCTCCCGCCTGCTCGGGACGCACGTCCAGCGGCTGGCCACCATCGCGCACGGCGACGGCGTATGCACCACCTTCGTCCCGCAGGCCCCGCACCCGACCGGCCAGGACACCGACGACCGACCGGCCCGACCCGCTCACACCGAGACCACACACCAGGCAGCATCTGCCAGCACGTCCGGGAGGAACCCCGCATGA
- the sufB gene encoding Fe-S cluster assembly protein SufB, whose amino-acid sequence MTAPTETTHPELEGIGTYEYGWADSDVAGAAAQRGLSEAVVRDISAKKSEPEWMLKLRLKGLRLFGKKPMPTWGSDLSGIDFDNIKYFVRSTEKQAESWEDLPEDIKNTYDRLGIPEAEKQRLVAGVAAQYESEVVYHQIREDLEEQGVIFQDTDTALREHPELFQEYYGTVIPAGDNKFASLNTAVWSGGSFIYVPKGVHVDIPLQAYFRINTENMGQFERTLIIVDEDAYVHYVEGCTAPIYKSDSLHSAVVEIIVKKGGRCRYTTIQNWSNNVYNLVTKRAVAYEGATMEWVDGNIGSKVTMKYPAVYLMGEHAKGETLSIAFAGEGQHQDAGAKMVHMAPNTSSNIVSKSVARGGGRTSYRGLIEIGEGSAGSKSNVLCDALLIDTISRSDTYPYVDVREDDVSMGHEATVSKVSDDQLFYLMSRGMTEFEAMAMIVRGFVEPIAKELPMEYALELNRLIELQMEGSVG is encoded by the coding sequence ATGACTGCTCCCACGGAGACCACTCACCCTGAGCTCGAAGGCATCGGCACGTACGAGTACGGCTGGGCCGACTCCGACGTCGCGGGCGCGGCCGCACAGCGCGGCCTGTCCGAGGCCGTCGTCCGTGACATCTCCGCGAAGAAGTCCGAGCCCGAGTGGATGCTCAAGCTCCGGCTCAAGGGTCTGCGGCTGTTCGGCAAGAAGCCCATGCCGACCTGGGGCTCGGACCTGTCCGGCATCGACTTCGACAACATCAAGTACTTCGTGCGGTCCACGGAGAAGCAGGCCGAGTCCTGGGAGGACCTGCCCGAGGACATCAAGAACACCTACGACAGGCTCGGCATCCCCGAGGCCGAGAAGCAGCGGCTGGTCGCCGGTGTCGCGGCGCAGTACGAGTCCGAGGTCGTCTACCACCAGATCCGCGAGGACCTGGAGGAGCAGGGCGTCATCTTCCAGGACACCGACACCGCGCTGCGCGAGCACCCCGAGCTGTTCCAGGAGTACTACGGCACGGTCATCCCGGCCGGCGACAACAAGTTCGCGTCGCTGAACACGGCGGTGTGGTCCGGCGGGTCGTTCATCTACGTGCCGAAGGGCGTGCACGTCGACATCCCGCTGCAGGCCTACTTCCGTATCAACACCGAGAACATGGGCCAGTTCGAGCGGACGCTGATCATCGTCGACGAGGACGCCTACGTCCACTACGTCGAGGGCTGCACCGCGCCGATCTACAAGTCCGACTCGCTGCACTCCGCGGTCGTGGAGATCATCGTGAAGAAGGGCGGCCGCTGCCGCTACACGACGATCCAGAACTGGTCGAACAACGTCTACAACCTGGTGACCAAGCGCGCCGTCGCGTACGAGGGCGCCACCATGGAGTGGGTCGACGGCAACATCGGCTCCAAGGTCACCATGAAGTACCCGGCGGTCTACCTGATGGGCGAGCACGCCAAGGGCGAGACGCTGTCCATCGCCTTCGCCGGCGAGGGCCAGCACCAGGACGCCGGCGCCAAGATGGTGCACATGGCGCCGAACACGTCGTCCAACATCGTCTCCAAGTCGGTGGCCCGCGGCGGCGGCCGCACCTCCTACCGCGGTCTGATCGAGATCGGCGAGGGGTCGGCCGGATCGAAGTCGAACGTGCTGTGCGACGCACTGCTGATCGACACGATCTCGCGCTCCGACACCTACCCCTACGTGGACGTCCGCGAGGACGACGTGTCCATGGGCCACGAGGCGACCGTCTCCAAGGTCTCCGACGACCAGCTCTTCTACCTGATGAGCCGCGGCATGACCGAGTTCGAGGCCATGGCGATGATCGTGCGCGGTTTCGTCGAGCCGATCGCCAAGGAACTGCCGATGGAGTACGCCCTGGAGCTCAACCGGCTCATCGAGCTGCAGATGGAGGGCTCCGTCGGCTAG
- the sufD gene encoding Fe-S cluster assembly protein SufD, with translation MADNTPAGSTTDGAITVGQPADARVSAVPSYDVADFPVPHGREEEWRFTPLERLRGLHDGTAEATGGLRVEVSAPDGVTVQTVDRTDPRVGKAGKPVDRVAAQAYSSFEKASVVSIPKEAILTEPVRIAVHGEGGTVYGHQVVEVGAFAEAVVVIEHTGDTVLAGNVEYLVGDGAKLTVVSVQDWDDTAVHAAQHTALVGRDATFKSVVVTLGGDLVRLSPRVVYAAPGGEAELYGLYFTDEGQHQEHRLFIDHDTPHCRSNVAYKGALQGQDAHAVWIGDVLIRASAEGTDTYELNRNLVLTDGARVDSVPNLEIETGEIVGAGHASATGRFDDEQLFYLQSRGIREEDARRLVVRGFFGELVQQIGLADLEERLMARIDAELEASVG, from the coding sequence ATGGCTGACAACACCCCTGCGGGCAGCACCACGGACGGTGCCATCACGGTGGGACAGCCCGCCGACGCCCGGGTCAGCGCGGTCCCGTCCTACGACGTGGCCGACTTCCCGGTGCCGCACGGCCGCGAGGAGGAGTGGCGCTTCACTCCGCTGGAACGGCTGCGCGGCCTGCACGACGGCACCGCCGAGGCCACCGGCGGCCTGCGGGTCGAGGTGAGCGCGCCGGACGGCGTCACCGTGCAGACCGTGGACCGCACCGACCCGCGGGTCGGCAAGGCGGGCAAGCCCGTCGACCGGGTCGCCGCCCAGGCGTACAGCTCCTTCGAGAAGGCCTCGGTCGTCAGCATCCCCAAGGAAGCGATCCTGACCGAGCCGGTCAGGATCGCCGTGCACGGCGAGGGCGGCACCGTCTACGGCCACCAGGTCGTCGAGGTGGGCGCCTTCGCCGAGGCCGTCGTGGTCATCGAGCACACCGGTGACACCGTGCTGGCCGGCAACGTCGAATATCTGGTCGGCGACGGCGCCAAGCTCACCGTGGTCTCCGTGCAGGACTGGGACGACACCGCCGTGCACGCCGCCCAGCACACCGCGCTGGTCGGCCGGGACGCCACCTTCAAGTCGGTGGTCGTCACCCTCGGCGGCGACCTGGTCCGGCTCAGCCCGCGGGTCGTCTACGCCGCCCCCGGCGGCGAGGCCGAGCTGTACGGGCTGTACTTCACCGACGAGGGCCAGCACCAGGAGCACCGGCTCTTCATCGACCACGACACCCCGCACTGCCGGTCCAACGTGGCCTACAAGGGCGCGCTCCAGGGCCAGGACGCCCACGCGGTGTGGATCGGCGACGTGCTCATCAGGGCCTCCGCCGAGGGCACCGACACCTACGAGCTGAACCGCAACCTCGTCCTCACCGACGGCGCCCGGGTCGACTCGGTGCCGAACCTGGAGATCGAGACCGGCGAGATCGTCGGCGCCGGACACGCCTCCGCGACCGGCCGCTTCGACGACGAGCAGCTGTTCTACCTGCAGTCCCGCGGCATCCGCGAGGAGGACGCCCGCCGCCTGGTGGTCCGCGGCTTCTTCGGCGAGCTGGTGCAGCAGATCGGCCTGGCCGACCTGGAAGAGCGGCTGATGGCGAGGATCGACGCCGAACTGGAGGCATCCGTCGGATGA
- a CDS encoding non-heme iron oxygenase ferredoxin subunit, translating to MTATDSYVRVCALGDLDEDTPRRVEIDGVPVSVVRTAGDVFAINDICSHANVSLSEGEVEDCQIECWLHGSSFDLRTGKPSGLPATRPVPVYPVKIVGDDVLVSVTQES from the coding sequence ATGACCGCCACCGACTCGTACGTACGCGTCTGCGCGCTCGGCGACCTGGACGAGGACACCCCCCGCCGGGTCGAGATCGACGGTGTGCCGGTCTCCGTGGTCCGTACCGCCGGCGATGTCTTCGCGATCAACGACATCTGCTCGCACGCCAACGTCTCGCTCTCCGAGGGCGAGGTCGAGGACTGCCAGATCGAGTGCTGGCTGCACGGGTCGAGTTTCGACCTGCGCACCGGCAAGCCGTCCGGGCTGCCCGCCACGCGGCCCGTGCCCGTATACCCCGTCAAGATCGTTGGGGACGACGTGCTCGTCTCCGTCACCCAGGAGTCCTGA
- the sufC gene encoding Fe-S cluster assembly ATPase SufC encodes MATLEINDLHVTVEADNSTKEILKGVDLTVKQGETHAIMGPNGSGKSTLAYSLAGHPKYTVTGGTVTLDGEDVLAMTVDERARAGLFLAMQYPVEVPGVSVSNFLRTSATAIRGEAPKLRTWVKEVREAMERLNMDPAFAERNVNEGFSGGEKKRHEILQLELLKPHIAILDETDSGLDVDALRVVSEGVNRVREGGEVGTLLITHYTRILRYIKPDFVHVFAAGRIAESGGAELADKLEEEGYESYVKGGPVSGANSEGDVA; translated from the coding sequence ATGGCCACGCTTGAAATCAACGACCTGCACGTCACCGTCGAAGCCGACAACTCCACCAAGGAGATCCTCAAAGGCGTCGACCTGACCGTCAAGCAGGGCGAGACCCACGCCATCATGGGCCCCAACGGCTCCGGCAAGTCCACCCTCGCCTACTCGCTGGCCGGACACCCCAAGTACACCGTCACCGGCGGCACAGTCACCCTCGACGGTGAGGACGTGCTGGCGATGACCGTGGACGAGCGGGCCAGGGCCGGCCTCTTCCTCGCCATGCAGTACCCGGTCGAGGTGCCCGGCGTGTCCGTCTCCAACTTCCTGCGCACCTCCGCCACCGCCATCCGCGGCGAGGCCCCCAAGCTGCGCACCTGGGTGAAGGAGGTCAGGGAGGCCATGGAGCGGCTGAACATGGACCCCGCCTTCGCCGAGCGCAACGTCAACGAGGGCTTCTCCGGCGGTGAGAAGAAGCGGCACGAGATCCTGCAGCTCGAACTGCTCAAGCCGCACATCGCGATCCTGGACGAGACCGACTCCGGCCTCGACGTGGACGCGCTGCGGGTGGTCTCCGAGGGCGTCAACCGGGTCCGCGAGGGCGGTGAGGTCGGCACCCTGCTGATCACCCACTACACCCGCATCCTGCGCTACATCAAGCCCGACTTCGTCCACGTCTTCGCGGCCGGCCGGATCGCCGAGTCCGGTGGCGCCGAGCTGGCGGACAAGCTGGAGGAAGAGGGCTACGAGTCCTACGTGAAGGGTGGCCCCGTGAGCGGAGCGAACTCCGAGGGGGATGTCGCATGA
- a CDS encoding cysteine desulfurase, giving the protein MTPSPASRRLLPGLLDTEAIRKDFPALDRLVHDDKKLVYLDNAATSQKPRQVLDTLNSYYERSNANVHRGVHVLAEEATALYEGARDKVAAFINAPSRDEVIFTKNASESLNLVANMLGWADEPYRVDRDTEIVITEMEHHSNIVPWQLLSQRTGATLKWFGLTDDYRLDLSDIEQVITEKTKIVSFVLVSNILGTVNPVEAIVRRAQDVGALVLIDASQAAPHTVLDVQALGADFVAFTGHKMVGPTGIGVLWGRQELLEDLPPFLGGGEMIETVSMHSSTYAPAPHKFEAGTPPIAQAIGLGAAVDYLSAIGMDKIAAHEHALTEYALERLLQVPDLRIIGPATAQDRAAAISFVLGDIHPHDVGQVLDEQGIAVRVGHHCARPVCLRYGIPATTRASFYLYSTPAEVDALAEGLEQVRNFFG; this is encoded by the coding sequence ATGACCCCTTCCCCGGCGAGCCGGCGGCTGCTGCCCGGCCTCCTCGACACCGAGGCGATCCGCAAGGACTTCCCCGCCCTGGACCGGCTGGTCCACGACGACAAGAAGCTGGTGTATCTGGACAACGCGGCGACCTCGCAGAAGCCGCGCCAGGTGCTCGACACGCTCAACTCGTACTACGAGCGGTCCAACGCCAACGTCCACCGCGGAGTGCACGTGCTGGCCGAGGAGGCCACCGCGCTGTACGAGGGCGCCCGCGACAAGGTCGCCGCCTTCATCAACGCGCCCAGCCGCGACGAGGTGATATTCACCAAGAACGCCTCGGAGTCGCTGAACCTGGTGGCCAACATGCTCGGCTGGGCCGACGAGCCCTACCGGGTGGACCGGGACACCGAGATCGTCATCACCGAGATGGAGCACCACTCCAACATCGTGCCGTGGCAGCTGCTCTCGCAGCGCACCGGTGCGACGCTGAAGTGGTTCGGCCTGACCGATGACTACCGGCTCGACCTGTCCGACATCGAGCAGGTCATCACCGAGAAGACGAAGATCGTCTCCTTCGTGCTGGTCTCCAACATCCTGGGCACCGTCAACCCGGTCGAGGCCATCGTGCGCCGCGCCCAGGACGTCGGCGCCCTGGTGCTGATCGACGCCTCGCAGGCCGCCCCGCACACCGTCCTGGACGTGCAGGCGCTCGGCGCCGACTTCGTGGCCTTCACCGGCCACAAGATGGTCGGCCCGACCGGTATCGGCGTGCTGTGGGGCCGCCAGGAGCTGCTGGAGGACCTGCCGCCCTTCCTCGGCGGCGGCGAGATGATCGAGACCGTCTCGATGCACTCCTCCACCTACGCCCCGGCGCCGCACAAGTTCGAGGCCGGCACCCCGCCGATCGCCCAGGCCATCGGGCTCGGCGCGGCCGTGGACTACCTGTCCGCGATCGGCATGGACAAGATCGCCGCGCATGAGCACGCGCTGACGGAGTACGCCCTGGAGCGGCTTCTGCAGGTCCCCGACCTGCGGATCATCGGCCCGGCCACCGCGCAGGACCGGGCCGCCGCGATCTCCTTCGTGCTGGGTGACATCCACCCGCACGACGTCGGCCAGGTGCTCGACGAGCAGGGCATCGCGGTGCGGGTCGGCCACCACTGCGCGCGGCCGGTGTGCCTGCGGTACGGAATTCCTGCGACCACCAGGGCGTCGTTCTATCTGTACTCCACCCCGGCTGAGGTCGACGCCCTGGCCGAGGGTCTCGAACAGGTCCGGAACTTCTTCGGGTGA
- the sufU gene encoding Fe-S cluster assembly sulfur transfer protein SufU has product MKLDSMYQDVILDHYKHPHGRGLRDGQAEVHHVNPTCGDEITLRVRMDGSVIGDVSYEGQGCSISQASASVLNDLLVGKDVEQAQKIQETFLELMQSRGRIEPDEAMEEVLEDAVAFAGVSKYPARVKCALLSWMAWKDATAKALSGTEPEETA; this is encoded by the coding sequence GTGAAGCTCGACTCGATGTACCAGGACGTGATCCTGGATCATTACAAGCACCCGCACGGGCGCGGCCTGCGGGACGGCCAGGCCGAGGTGCACCACGTCAATCCGACGTGCGGTGACGAGATCACCCTGCGGGTCCGGATGGACGGCTCCGTCATCGGCGACGTCTCCTACGAGGGCCAGGGCTGTTCGATCAGCCAGGCCAGCGCCTCGGTCCTCAACGACCTGCTGGTCGGCAAGGACGTCGAGCAGGCGCAGAAGATCCAGGAGACCTTCCTGGAGCTGATGCAGTCCCGCGGGCGCATCGAGCCCGACGAGGCGATGGAGGAGGTGCTGGAGGACGCCGTCGCGTTCGCCGGCGTCTCGAAGTACCCGGCGCGGGTCAAGTGCGCGCTGCTGAGCTGGATGGCCTGGAAGGACGCGACGGCGAAGGCGCTGTCCGGCACCGAACCCGAGGAGACCGCATGA
- a CDS encoding metal-sulfur cluster assembly factor, with protein MTDSTEVALKPASEDEIREALYDVVDPELGIDVVNLGLIYGIHVDDTNVATLDMTLTSAACPLTDVIEEQAQTATEGIVNALKINWVWMPPWGPEKITDDGREQLRALGFNV; from the coding sequence ATGACTGACAGCACCGAGGTCGCTCTCAAGCCGGCCTCCGAGGACGAGATCCGCGAGGCGCTCTACGACGTCGTCGACCCCGAGCTGGGCATCGACGTCGTCAACCTGGGCCTGATCTACGGGATCCACGTCGACGACACGAACGTCGCCACCCTCGACATGACCCTGACCTCGGCGGCCTGCCCGCTCACCGACGTGATCGAGGAGCAGGCCCAGACCGCGACCGAGGGCATCGTCAACGCCCTGAAGATCAACTGGGTCTGGATGCCGCCGTGGGGCCCGGAGAAGATCACCGACGACGGCCGGGAGCAGCTCCGCGCCCTGGGCTTCAACGTCTGA